The genomic window ATCCTGATGCTGCGAAGACTATAGCTTTCAACCGACCTCACCTAAATAGTGCTGTGGCAAGAGATATACAGAACATCACTGCTCAAAATCTTTTGGAAGAAGGGGGATATGTTATTAACCTTGGTAGACCCCTACGTATTGGAGAAGTAGATTTAGTAACTGGCGGTCCCCCTTGTCAACCCTTCAGCACAGCAGGAAAACGTGGTTCAGTTATGGACCCGCGTGGCAGCTTATTTATGGACTTTATACGTATTGTTGAACAAGTGCAGCCACGCTTTTTTGTCATGGAGAATGTTAAAGGTTTACTCTCGGCTCCTATTCGTCATAGACCTCATCTGGAACGAGGAACGGGTTATGCTCCTCTGGAACTAGATGAAATGCAAGGAAGCGCTCTTGAGATTGTTCTAGAAGAAATTAAGCGCCTTGGTTATCAAGTTATTTATAAAGTAATGGAAGCAGCAGATTACGGTGTTCCGCAAAACAGAGCGCGAGTAATCTTTATCGGTTCAAGAGATGGTGAATCAGCTACATTCCCTTTACCTACTCATAGTAAAAATGGCTCTTTATTACCTCAATGGCGCACTCTTAAAGATGCCCTGATAAACTTAGAAGATCCGCAACCGGAGTATACTTCCTACTCAAAAAACCGTCTTCAATATTTAAAGCTTTTAAAAAGTGGTCAGAACTGGAGAGATTTACCTAACGACTTGATAAAAGAAGCAATGGGAGGGGCTTACAAATCTGGAGGCGGGAAAGTAGGCTTTTACAGAAGGTTATGTTGGGATAAGCCATCTCCTACTGTTACTACAAGTCCTTACCAAAAGGCTACAGATATGTGTCATCCAGAGGAACTGCGTCCTCTAAGTGTTCGAGAGTGTGCCAGGATTCAAACCTTTCCAGACTCATGGATTTTCTATGGTTCGACAGCCTCTAAGTACCGACAGATAGGTAATGCTGTACCTGTACTCTTAGCTCAAGCTATTGGTGACTATTTACATAGTTTAATTAGACAGGAGAAACCTAAAGGAATATCAGTCTTTGAACAGCTTTCACTATTTAATCACTAAATTCCTTGCCTTATTATTGAGTAAAATCTGCTGTTTCAGTTACTGGTTCTAGTTTTCCCAATAATTCACAAGGAGTAATACCCAAAGTCTTATATACCTCCAAAAACTTCACCACGTCCAAACTTAGTTTGTCACGCTCATATTTATAGATCAATACGGTTCAGTTAGCGCCAAAAACCTTTCAGGACTCACGGAAAAACTCTCTGAAACTCTTATTCCTTTGTGTCCTTTGCGACGACAGTCGCTCATGGGGGAAACCCCCATCGCCCTTGGCGTCTCCCCTTGGGAGAAGACCGCGCTGCCTCCCCTTTGTGGTTCGTTTTTCTTAATTTTTGGGTAAGTCCTGCTCTTAACTGAACCGTATTGATTTATAGATACACAAATCTCAATAATTCTAATATTTCTATATATAAACATTAATAATCCTTAATAGTTAACACTATTAAGGATTGTTGAGAGGAGCAAAAACTGCTCACAAAGCTGATTGTTCCTTAAAAATCATCGAGAAACTGACTAAGGCGACTGATTACGGGGTCAACCTCTTGAGGAGGGGTAGCAACAGTATGAGAAGTATTATTTACTACTTCTAATTGAGTTGGAGACTGAATAAAAGATCGATCATTGACTATGAGCGCCAATTGTGCGACTTGTTGAGAAAGTTGCAGTAGATGATGTTCCATCGCCTCCAAACGATTAGATCCCTTGGCAAAAAAACGTTCCTCAAGTCCAGCCACTTGACGTTGCAGTTCACCGATTTGTTGTTCAATCGGTGTTGTAGCTGCTGTTTGTGGAGCAGGTTGTACAGATCCCGGTACACATAAAGATTGCCACAAGGCTTCTTTACAGAGGTCACTGAAAGTCTTGTCTGGTTGTTTTTCCAAATAACTTTCTACTTGCGCTAACAAGCTTTCATCAGCAAGCTCTGGGTTGAACGTGACGGATTTAACTACCTTTTTTGACCATTGGAACATCAGCTTTATGCCCTAGCAGCGCGATTGGAGGATAATTGTGCCTCTCCATAAATATACTGCCCCAAAGCATTCGCCTGTCGGGAAGGTGCTGCTAAATGAGCATTAATCTTTGCTTCCTTGAGTAGACGTTGAACGTCGTCCCAGAAGAACTCACCACCCCCGCCAGTGAGAATCACATCGGTGACGCGTTCTGGCAACCAGGCTAGCACACGGCTACAGATTTCGCGTGAAAACATCTCTGTGAGGTTGGGAAGAAAATCGTCTAGGTTGGTGGGCTTGCTAGCACCTTTAGGACGGTAATAGCGTTCACCTCTGGGTTTGTTAACAGTGGAAATCAGCGCTAGAGATTGACTATCTGCTCCCTCGATTTCGGCGGACACCAATTCATAAAACTTATTCATACCGAAGTCTTCGCTCTTAGAAGCACCTCTGGCAAAACGGAAGTTATCTACCATCAAAAGATCGACGGTTTGATGTCCAATATCGACGATCGCTACCGATATTTTTGTAAAATCGGGACTGCCAGGGCTTTTTTTCGGTTGAGCTTCAGACCACAGCAGACTGCCATAACCCTCTGGCATTACCCATACCTTACTAACATTCAGCGACACAGATTCGCCTCGGAAGTTCAACACATGAGGGCCACCTACTTGGCTAATCAACTGTGCTTTTTCCTTTTCAAATTGCTCTAAGGAAAGAAAAGGCAGACCTAGTACAACTGAGATATCATCTCTGAGTTTGAAGTAGCCAGCACTTGCTAACACTTTTACCAGTGCAGCCTCTACCTTAGATTGGCCGACTCCTAGATTCGCCCCAAAATCTGCTGCCAGTTGACCAACAGCATATCCATTTCCTTGATACTCCAGCCACAAATCCATTAAGGGGTCAGTAGCCCTGGCTTCAAAAACACCGCCGCGTACCTGTTCTATTGACATCTGCTTCACGTTGGCAGGTACGAACACCACATTGCCGGGTTCGCGACTCACACAAGTTTTTGTGGAAGTTCTGCCTAAATCAACACTGAGAATGGTTTTCCCAGAACCACCGCCTGCCTTGTTGGGATTGGTAATGGAAGGATTATTAACAGCATTTATGGGAGTCGTCGATGCTAACGGCTGCCTATTCATGGGTATAGCAGCACTATTCATAGGGTTAGCGGCGGAAGGTTGGTCTGTCATGAAAGCTCCTAGTTCAAACTTAACTGTAAAAAGTTGTCATGCTCATCTTACAAAAATGCGAGCAACCAGAAATTCTAGGTTGCGTCAAGTGTAGCTAGAAATACGCCAAAAATTAATTCCGGCGATACCTCCGATGGGCTTTGCCAACACACATCTAGTATTATTTGGCATAGTGTAGGCGAATTTTGGCCAGATGTAACCCCTGCTTTCACTGCTTTCAAACCAAAAGCGTCCGTGTTTCATCTTCTAGTACGTTTTAACTGGCGCTTGAATATCCAGAAAACAAATGCCAAAACAAAACCCCCAAGTACGATTTTGGATACAGGAGCAAGGTACTTATCCACAAGTTCATACTGACTACCCAACGCGTATCCTGAGTATGTTAGCAAACCCACCCAAGCAGCGCTACCTAAGGTTGTGTAAAACAGAAATGGTAGCAAGGGCATATTGCTGATACCTGCGGGAACAGAAATCAAGGTGCGGATTCCCGGTACAAGGCGACCAATTAATACTGCTTTTTTACCTTGTCGGTCAAACCACTCTTTGGCTTTGGTGATATCTTTACTGGATATAGCCAGCCATTTACCATACTTATCAGCCCAAGCTTTCAAACGGGTTTCGCCAAAAAGCTTACCCGGATAATACCAAATAAGTGCGCCCAATACAGAACCCAAAAGTCCTGCAAAAAATACACCAATGATATTCAGCTTTGCCCCTTCTGGTTGATATGGACTTGCTGTAAATCCAGCCAGTGGCATGATCAATTCTGAAGGAATGGGGGGAAAAAGGTTCTCTAGAAACATTAGTAGGGCAATTCCCCAATAGCCAAAATAGTTGATAGTATTAGTTATCCATTCAAGCATTGAGTCAATTCCTGAAATTGCTGCACTGCTCTAGCCCTTGAAATTGAGCGAGAAATCGCTCACTACGAACCTCACAAAATTAATGAAACGAACCACTAGGTTTTGTTTTCTAATTTTTTAGATCCCCCTTTGTCGGTTTTTTAAAAGGACTAGGGAGGATCTAAAGATTTGATAGCAAGTTTAAAAACATACTTTAGGGTTTTCTTCTCAGGTTGGGGCTGTAGTGGAGATGAGGCAGAAAAAAAAGACAAGGGAGAAAATTTTACCTTGTCCCCCTCATCCCCCTCTGCCCCTCTTCTTGTTCTAGGCTGTCGGGGTCAACGATTGTACTCTTGGTTCCGATTGCCAGTCTAATGGATTCCAAACTCGATCTTCTAGCGCCATCTGCTCAATCAAGCTTGCCAGTCTCAGGGCTTTGAGAGCTTGTTCACCACCTACTGAGGGTTGATTGCCACCATGTACACAGTTGACAAAATGTTCTAATTCTGCGCTTAAGGGTTGAATATTGCTGGTGTAGACTTTTTCAATCACACCATCTTGTCTATAAAGTACTTGTCGGTGGTCGGTGAGAGAATTGGCACTAGTTTGTCGGTGAATCAAAATTTCATTCTTGAGAAAATCTGCCTCAGTAAATGAATTTTTGCAATGGGCGACAATCCGGCGAATTTTTCGGTGGGTGACTTTACTAGCAGTCAGAGTAGCAACAATACCATTGGCAAACCCCAAGGTGGCAGTTACGTAATCTAAATAACCAGAGTCCAGGGCACGAGTACCGCTAGCAGTCAATTTCGTTACTGGGGAAGCAGCTAATTCCAAAAGTAGGTCGATGTCATGGATCATTAAATCCAGCACAACCGAAACATCGTTTGCCCGATCTGAGTAAGGACTCATCCTGTGGGCTTCTAGCGCCAGCAATGCCTCAGTTTTCAGCACTTGGCTCAGTTCTTTAAAAGCTGGGTTAAAACGCTCAATATGACCTACTTGCAGGATACACCCAGACTCAGCTGCGGCATTTACTAAAGACTCTGCCTCAGAAATACTGGCTGCGATCGGTTTTTCAATCAAAACATGAATTCCCGCTAACAGACAGTTGATGCCCACGGCATAGTGCAGACGGGTGGGAACAGCTACACAAACTGCTTCCACAAGGGGTAGCAGGTCACAGTAATCTTCAAAAAAACGCACCTTGTAGTTGCTGGCAGTTTCTAACCCTCGCTCAACGTTAATATCTGCCACTCCGACTAGTTCAACATCTTTCATTGAACTCAGCACGCGAGCATGGTGTTGTCCCATGTTACCCACTCCAATCACGCCTATGCGGATCGGTCGTGGCTGGTTGCGCTGTGTATATAGATTCGGTTCTGCCACTGACATGCTATCTTGCACTATTATTATCTCCTCAACCACCAAATTTAGAGACGCTACGGCCGTTGGCGTTTATACTCGAAAGCCAGTTACGATCCGTCTAAAACCATCCAGATGGTAACATAGAGCCTATGTTTATGAAGAATTTCAAAGTTTGTGATCGGTTCCCGTAATCCAGATATCTTTTGTATAGATATTTCGGGTTTGCTTTGTCTTTTGCACTTTCTACAAAAAATATATGTCTTTTTATTAACTTTAAAAAATTCAATCAGACCGAAGTCTAAATTCTCCTTGACATTGCTTCCTGGCATCTTGTTAAGGTGTAATTTGGCGATTTGAAATCCAAAATTTGCAACCGAGATGAAAGCTGTAATTTTGTTATCTGGGGGATTGGACTCTTCCACAATTTTGTACAAAGCTAAGGCTGATGGCTATGAATGTCATGCTATTTCCTTTGATTACCAGCAGCGACACCGACGAGAGTTACAGTCAGCCCTTTTTGTTGCTCAAAAAGCTGGGATCGTGAAACATCAGGTGGTTAATTTTGACTTACGACAATGGGGTGGTTCAGCACTTACGGACGACGCCATTGATTTACCCCAGGAACGTTCCCTGGATGAAATGTCTCAAAATATTCCTGTCACCTATGTTCCGGCTCGTAATACCATATTCTTAAGCTTTGCTCTTGGTTACGCCGAAGCGATCGCAGCAGAAAGTGTCTATATCGGCATCAATGCCTTAGATTACTCAGGATATCCTGACTGTCGCCCCGACTATATCCAGGCAATGCAGGAAGTTTTTCGCCTGGGAACCAAACAAGGGCGTGAGGGACAACCAATTAATATTGTTGCACCCCTAATCAACTTAAAAAAAACTGAAATCATCCAACTGGGTAACCAATTGGGAGTTCCTTGGGAGCTAACTTGGTCTTGCTATGCCGGTGGAGATGTCGCCTGCGGTGTGTGTGATTCTTGTCGCTTGCGGCTAGCAGCTTTTACCGAATTGGAACTTGTTGATCCACTGGTGTATGCTTCTTGAGTTAAGAGTGAGGAGTTTTAATTCATAACTCCTAACTCTCAACTCCTAACTCTTCTAACCGTTGCAGTTGAATTTGATGGAGGCGTGGACCAACAATTGACACCACGGTGAATTCGAGATTTTGATAACAGAAGGTTTCGCCTTTGGCAGGAATTTTTTGTAACTGATACAGCAAAAAGCCCCCTAGTGTTTGGTATTCTCTTGTCAGGGGCAAATTGAGATGCAAAACCTCGTTGAGGTCTTCGAGGTTGATTTGTGCCTGCACCAAAAATTTCTGCTCATCTAACATCTGAATCAGTAAGTCGTCGCTGCTTTCAGGTTCGCTGGCGTCGCCAATGATTTCGGCAATGACATCTTTGATTGTCACTAGTCCCACAGTAGAGCCAAATTCATTCACTACCATGACCATAGCTGGTTTCTCTTGCTGCATCAGTGGCAAAAGTTCACTCAAGGGCGTGTATTCTGGAACAAACCGGGCGGGACGCATCCAAGGTTGGATCTGTGTCTCTAAACTTAGTTTTCCTACAGCTAAAGGTTGTGCCAAGTCTTTAAAATAAACAATGCCGCGAACATCGTCCAAAGATTCACCAATCACGGGATAGCGAGAGTAACCAGTGGAAGCCATTTCTCTGAGTAATATCTGGAAGGTAGCATCTTTTGGCAGCGCGATAATACTGGTGCGGGGGATCATCACATCTTGGGCCATTACATCCCCAAACTCAAAGACATTATTGAGCAGTTCTCGCTCTGCACGCTGTAAACCAGTAGACCCCCATTCTGTAGAGATAATCAGTTGCAATTCTTCGGGAGTCACAGGCGGCCTCCAGCCTTGGCCTGTGTATTGGATGCCAAAAATCCGCAAAAAGCAACGAGTTGATTGATTGAGAATCCAGATGAAGGGGCCAAAAAAACGCACGATCGCTTTTACCGAAGGCCCCAAAAACCTAGCTAGCTGTTCTGAGTACAGCATGGCTAAGGATTTGGGACATAGTTCTCCGATCACAATTTGCAAATAGGCAATCAAGAAAAAGGCAATGGGAATTGATAGAGAATGCGCCAGGAAGGTAGTGATGTTACTTGGTAAAGGCCAGGATTTTAACCATGCATTCACTAGCACGACAATCGTACTTTCTCCAATCCATCCCAGTGCCAAACTAGAAAGGGTAATACCTAACTGGGTGGTAGATAGCAGTCGGTCAATACTACGTTGTAGCATCTCGACAGCGATCGCTGGAATATCCCCAGCCTTAACTAGCTGGTGAATACGCGATCGCCGCACACTCACCATCGAAAATTCCGCCGTCACAAAAAAGGCATTTATGGCAATCAGCAGCAGCACTGACAACAAGCGCAGCGCCACGTCTGTCCAAATTAAATTAGGAAAACCACTCACTGCCAAAGCTCGTGTAAAACTCACGCCCTCCATTCTGGGATTTTGGATTTTGGATTTTGCGGAAAGTCTGAGCGCCGGTTTCGGGCGTTAGCGTAGCGGTAGCGAGTCCGCGAGCGTCTCAGAACTTTCCAAGACGGATTTTGGATTAAGTTTTGGAGATTAGGGATTAGGCAAATTGTCTAGTACAGCGGGCGCGTAAATAAACCAACCATTCAAAATGGCGCAAGAGTTCAGAATACAACCCTTTTGACTTTTGACTTTTGACTTTTGACTTCCGCGTAGCGGTACTAGTACCATGTGCCCAATCTAAAATCTAAAATCTAAAATCTAAAATTGTCTCTCCTACCTTTCTACAGGAATATTCGATGCTTCTAGCTTCAATTTTTGAGCGGGATAATCAGTCAGAGCGAGTGATATCTTCTTGACATCATCAAGTAAAGCTGTAGGAATGCTCACTGTACCGGAAAATGTTGGTCCATTTGCAGGCAATTCTGTTGGTAAACCCTCTGTACTAGCACTCAGGGTTCGTCCTTTATCATCGGTAACATCTAAAAAACTATACAGGAAGCGCACAGAATCCTTACCTTTATTCTGCATTTTCACTTTCAGTAGCAAATCACCACCAGAGTAGCGGACAGATTGCACAGCCATAGTTACACCTTCACTCTGGGCAGTAACTGGAAAACCTGGCTGGGGTTTTTCTTCAACCACTTGTGGGGGTTTTTCCTCTGGCTTCTGCTTGCTGCTATTGGTTTCTTCATCATCTTCCTCTAGCTTTTCCGATTTAGCAGCCTTGGTCTTACCGTCAATTCGCGCCTTGACAATTTTCAGGATCTCTTCCTCTTTTAATAGCACTAGCCCTGCCTGTTGGGAGCTATTTGTCTTATTGCTGGCAAATTTGGTTGTGGGACGCCCATCTGGTGTGGTAACGCCTTTAAGTGCTGAACTCCCCAGTTCAAACCCCAAAAACGCGCTCACAGAACCTGCTCCCATCATCAGGATTAACAAAATCAAAGTAAGAAGTACAGTAGAATTTATCTTCATCGCTGACAAGCTATCACAAAAGAATGCTGGTCTATTTAAGGATAGTGAAGCTTTTGACCTCAATCCTTAAAGGAACTTAATCAATATTAGTTTGCACTATTTCATGATCTAATTATGTAGTATAAAAATCTGGTAAACTATTGTTGAGTATTCACAGGTGGTAAATCTGTGCTATAATTATGCAATTGGCTAAACTCAATGTATGAGGAATTTTCCTCACTCTAATTAGCAAATCAGGTTGACCTCAGAGTTGAAGTAATTGACTCACAGGAAGCCGAAACCCAAGGAAACACGCGCCTTTGGCCGATTGGGGAGGCAGCGAACTCATAATTCGCCTTCAGGCTGGTTCGATTCCAGCAGGGCGCACTGAATCAAAAAAAAGCAGTAATGTGTTGTATTACCAGAACCTCAATGATGATTGGGAGATCAGTAATACTACATTATATTGAGGATTGACATCCTGGTTCAACTCCTCCAGTCAGGATTTAATGAGTGCTGAGTCATGAGTTATGAGTCTTAATTAACTCCTCACTTTTTCCCATCCTTAAAACTTTAGGCTAACCTCACTTTTAATTTTTAACTCTCCTCTCAGCACTCAGCACTGTTACCGAGATGGTAAAGTTTCAAACCGGAATTCAGTTCCCACTTTGAGTTTGTTGCTATTCAAACGAGGAGACATCATCAGCGACGTGTCATAAGGATTTGGTAAATCAAGAGTACGAATATAAGGATCGTTGCCAACTTGCTGAGTCAGGACATCATGATATAAAGTGTTAACCAACTCAGCATCGTGGGCAATTTCATTTTCTGGGAAGGAACCACCGAAACTGGAACCAGATCCTAGAAATGAGTCTAGCTGACGCTTGAGGCTGCCATTTTCGTAGAAATTGCGATCGTGACGAAAAAAAGCTCTTTCAAATACATCATTGGTAGTTTGATAATTGGGTGTTGCCGTTTGGGCAGATGCAACAGAGGGAAAAGCAATACAAGCAGCAAGCAGCACCAAGAAACCACCAAAGGTTTTTAATTTTATACGCACGTTTCTGACTCCTCAATTTTTGTTTTAGGCGAATCTTAATTTATGCTTAAGTTCAGAACTCTGATGAGTTCAACCTTTGGTGTAGCACAACTTTTAATGTTTTGTAATGACGTATCCTACTGAAACTCTTACCCACTCAGATATTTGGGCAACCACTGCTGATTTGACCACCTTGCGCCACAAGCTACTAGATTTATTTTGCCAACTTGCTTATCAAGAGGGTGATTTTCTCCTCTCTTCTGGGCTACGTAGTTCTTATTACGTCAACAAGACACAGGTAACACTCCATCCTCAAGGCGCTTTGGCAGTCGGACGCCTACTGTTTCCTTTGTTACCTGTAGATACACAGGCTGTAGGTGGTTTAACATTGGGGGCTGACCCAATTGTGACAGCAGTGAGTGTAGTTTCTGTTTATGAAAATCGACCGATACCAGCGCTGATTATTCGCAAGGAAGCCAAGGGTTATGGGACGAGAGCTTATATAGAAGGCCCCAGTTTACCAGAAGGTGCAAAAGTAGTAGTTTTAGAAGATGTCGTTACAACTGGGCAATCTGCTCTGAAAGCGGTTGAGCGTCTTAAAGACGCAGGTTATACCGTAAATCAAGTAATTTCACTGGTAGACAGAGAGCAAGGGGGAGGTGAGTTGTACCAGTCAGCTGGGTTGAAGTTTGAAACTTTGTTTTCGATTCAGGAAGTTCAGGAACGCTACCGACAACTTGCGAATTCATGAACAATAGGACTTCTACTAATTCGTAATTCGTAATTCGTAATTAAGAATTACAAATTGGGATAAGTCATGGGGATGAAAGAATAGAGTTAAGTTAACGTGAATTCGACGGCTGATATAATGTCCGCTTAATTAGCTAAATTAAAAGACCTCTCCCTGGCTTTACTACGCAAAACCATCCCTCTCCGACTCCCAGAGGTACAGACTTGGACTTTAGTTCAAGTCAGGGAGAGGTTTGTCGAACTCACGTTCAGTTAGACACTAGAACAAACTCTAGGACTGACATGTTAATAGAAAATAGCAACTTGAATTAATCGGGTAAAAACTCTTCATCTAAGCATTCATCTGTACTAAATGGAGACTCCAGAGGAAAAGTATCAACAGACAAACCAGTTTCATCACTGGCTTGTTTTCTTGCATCTTGATAACACTCCGAGAAAACTTCCTGAAAATACGGCTTTAAACTAGGGCTGTCTTTAAAAGCTCTTGTTAGTCTCCGGCGATGTTCTCTAATTGTTGCTTTCCAGCTATTAGAGCGGTTATTAGACTGAAATTTATATTTGAGTAAGTGCATTAAAACAACAATTAAATTACTATCTATTGGTTGCTTTTCACTTCTTCCCATGCTCTCGATTTCTTCAATGAGATTTGCTAAATCGACTTCAGCTAATCTCCCTTCTTTTAATTTTTTAGCAGTTGTCTCTATCCATAGATAAAAATCTTGGTCATAAAGACTTGGGTTTGTAAAAGCTGTTGGTTGAGGCGCTGTCATTTTATATTTAAACCTGCCAAAATCAACAAAAGCCAGCAGCGGGATTTGAACTCGCGACCTTCCGATTACAAGTCGGATGCACTACCACTGTGCTATGCTGGCGGGTTTAGCGATCGCTCTCAAATAGCAACCACAATTTCTAATTGTACCATAATCAACTTATTTGTCTAGCTGTAATTCCTAAAAAATATCTCCTTCTTCCTAAATTAGGCTAAAAGACCAGAGATTTTGGGAATATCACTGCTTTTGTGCCCCCTAGATGGTTTAGGCTGCGTAGCAATTGTGATCAAACAGAAAAAAATCAGTGATTCTGATCACTGATAAAGTTGATAAATTAATATTTTTAGCAAAAGCTAACTCAAATTCTGGGCTGGAGGCAAAAATATCTGGTACAGTTCTAAAACTGTATTTTTTTGATCCGGCTGGTAAAGCAACAGAAATATATAATTGTTGTTTACACATCGGAAGCATGGCAGTGTTGATCGGACGAGATTTATTAAGTCTGGCGGACATCAGTCCAACGGAACTTCAAGAACTCCTGCAATTGGCAACTCAACTTAAATCACAACAGTTGAAGTTGCAGTGTAATAAAGTTTTGGGGTTGTTGTTCTCCAAAGCCTCAACTCGCACGCGGGTAAGTTTTACTGTGGCGATGTACCAACTGGGTGGACAGGTAATCGATCTCAACCCCAATGTCACTCAAGTTAGTCGCGGGGAACCTTTGCAGGATACGGCGCGGGTGTTAGATCGATATTTGGATATTTTGGCAATTCGCACTTTTGCACAGCAGGAATTGGAAACTTTTGCTCACTATGCCAAGATTCCGGTAATTAATGCGCTTACCGATGCAGAACATCCTTGTCAGGTATTAGCGGATTTATTGACGATTCAAGAAGGCTTTGGCACCCTTGCCGGGTTAACTTTAACCTACGTGGGTGATGGAAATAATGTGGCTAATTCTCTGATGTTGGGCTGTGCTTTGGTGGGGATGAATGTTAGAATTGCCACCCCTAGCGGATATGAGCCAGATTCTAAGATTGTAGAACAAGCAAGAGCGATCGCTAATAACAAAACTGAAGTCCTCCTCACTCATGATCCAGAATTAGCCGCTAAGGGAGCTGCTGTACTTTATACTGATGTTTGGGCGAGTATGGGGCAAGAAGCAGAAGCAGGCGATCGTCTGCCTATTTTCCAGCCTTACCAAATTTCCGAGCAGCTATTGAGCCTTGCTAATCCAGAGGCAATTGTTTTACACTGCTTACCAGCCCATCGTGGTGAAGAAATTACCGGATCTGTTATTGAAGGTTCCCAATCACGAGTTTGGGAACAGGCAGAAAATCGCCTCCACGCCCAAAAAGCTTTACTTGCCAGTATCTTAGGGGCAAAATGAAAAAAGACGCGATTAATCGCGTCTGTACAGGAGTTTGGAGAGACGCGATTAATCGCGTCTGTACAGCAGTTTGGAGTCAGAATAGCTAGTGTGCGATTGGCTCCTGACTACTATCTTGGTAAAAAATCCAAAATAAATGGGTAAAAGAAAAGAGAATATTGTTTCTTTTGCCTTTCATATTTTTACTTTTCTCTTGTTATGGGGAGTTTTTTGTAGTACTAATGTTCTAGAGACATTTATAATTACTTCCCGCAAATTTATGGAACGTCTAACGGAAGCTCAACAAGAACTTTACGAATGGCTGGCAGAATACATCAGAACGCACCAGCATTCGCCTTCAATTCGGCAAATGATGCAAGGGATGAACTTAAAGTCACCAGCACCAATTCAAAGTCGCTTGGAACATTTACGTACTAAGGGATATATAGAATGGACTGAAGGCCAAGCGCGAACGATTCGGATTTTGCGTCCTGTAAAGCAAGGTGTACCAATTTTGGGGACGATCGCTGCTGGTGGTTTAATAGAACCATTTACTGATGCTGTAGATCATCTAGACTTTTCTAATTTCTCATTACCTCCCCAAACCTACGCTTTGCGGGTAGCTGGCGATAGCATGATTGAAGATTTAATTGCTGATGGCGATGTGGTATTCCTGCGTCCAGTAGCAGAACCAAATCATTTGAAAAATGGCACCATCGTCGCCGCCAGAGTTGATGGATTCGGTACCACTTTAAAACGTTTTTATCGCCAAGGCGATCATGTTACCCTCAAACCAGCAAATCCTAAGTACAATCCCATTGAAGTCAGCGCTATACAAGTGCAGGTGCAAGGTTCTCTCATTGGGGTTTGGCGCGGTTACAACTGAGTAATAAGAAAGTGATGAGTTATGAGTTTTAAATTACTAACTCCCAACTCCTAACTCCTAACTTATTACTTGGGTTCATCACCACGTTTGTGCTTAACATATGTACCTGACGCAAAA from Nostoc sp. UHCC 0926 includes these protein-coding regions:
- a CDS encoding hemolysin family protein, producing MEGVSFTRALAVSGFPNLIWTDVALRLLSVLLLIAINAFFVTAEFSMVSVRRSRIHQLVKAGDIPAIAVEMLQRSIDRLLSTTQLGITLSSLALGWIGESTIVVLVNAWLKSWPLPSNITTFLAHSLSIPIAFFLIAYLQIVIGELCPKSLAMLYSEQLARFLGPSVKAIVRFFGPFIWILNQSTRCFLRIFGIQYTGQGWRPPVTPEELQLIISTEWGSTGLQRAERELLNNVFEFGDVMAQDVMIPRTSIIALPKDATFQILLREMASTGYSRYPVIGESLDDVRGIVYFKDLAQPLAVGKLSLETQIQPWMRPARFVPEYTPLSELLPLMQQEKPAMVMVVNEFGSTVGLVTIKDVIAEIIGDASEPESSDDLLIQMLDEQKFLVQAQINLEDLNEVLHLNLPLTREYQTLGGFLLYQLQKIPAKGETFCYQNLEFTVVSIVGPRLHQIQLQRLEELGVES
- the pyrE gene encoding orotate phosphoribosyltransferase, with product MTYPTETLTHSDIWATTADLTTLRHKLLDLFCQLAYQEGDFLLSSGLRSSYYVNKTQVTLHPQGALAVGRLLFPLLPVDTQAVGGLTLGADPIVTAVSVVSVYENRPIPALIIRKEAKGYGTRAYIEGPSLPEGAKVVVLEDVVTTGQSALKAVERLKDAGYTVNQVISLVDREQGGGELYQSAGLKFETLFSIQEVQERYRQLANS
- a CDS encoding DUF29 domain-containing protein, with protein sequence MTAPQPTAFTNPSLYDQDFYLWIETTAKKLKEGRLAEVDLANLIEEIESMGRSEKQPIDSNLIVVLMHLLKYKFQSNNRSNSWKATIREHRRRLTRAFKDSPSLKPYFQEVFSECYQDARKQASDETGLSVDTFPLESPFSTDECLDEEFLPD
- the argF gene encoding ornithine carbamoyltransferase codes for the protein MAVLIGRDLLSLADISPTELQELLQLATQLKSQQLKLQCNKVLGLLFSKASTRTRVSFTVAMYQLGGQVIDLNPNVTQVSRGEPLQDTARVLDRYLDILAIRTFAQQELETFAHYAKIPVINALTDAEHPCQVLADLLTIQEGFGTLAGLTLTYVGDGNNVANSLMLGCALVGMNVRIATPSGYEPDSKIVEQARAIANNKTEVLLTHDPELAAKGAAVLYTDVWASMGQEAEAGDRLPIFQPYQISEQLLSLANPEAIVLHCLPAHRGEEITGSVIEGSQSRVWEQAENRLHAQKALLASILGAK
- the lexA gene encoding transcriptional repressor LexA — its product is MERLTEAQQELYEWLAEYIRTHQHSPSIRQMMQGMNLKSPAPIQSRLEHLRTKGYIEWTEGQARTIRILRPVKQGVPILGTIAAGGLIEPFTDAVDHLDFSNFSLPPQTYALRVAGDSMIEDLIADGDVVFLRPVAEPNHLKNGTIVAARVDGFGTTLKRFYRQGDHVTLKPANPKYNPIEVSAIQVQVQGSLIGVWRGYN